The DNA window cagtatcggaaaagaaaatcgcatttgatcacgtacaccagcggcggtcgtgaaacacaaatagatttctggatgttacgccgacgagatcgccgacttctgcaggattcaaagtcatccctacagatcatgtcgctgcccaacaccatctgctcgttatggacttgagaatctcccgtccaaggaagagacatccaagggctgaaacacagcgcatcaaatggtggaatctgaaggatcgaaaggaggtatttttcgcgtccgtggctccatctacacttcccccctactcgtagtgtggaggaaatgtggttgtctacttccagcgttatacgcttgaccgcggaaaacactctgggaaagacgactctaggtaagccaaaggtacaaaaggctacgtggttttggaacgaggaagttcaggcggcaattcgtgagaagaggtccaagtataagctctggtggaggacgaGTCAGCCTGAAGGTtggggtgcttacctagcggcgaagagggaggctaagaaggcagtctccaaggcgacgtcggaccgctacaaggctgtgttggacatgcttgataccagagaaggcgagcgggcagtgtatcgtttagtcagagcacgtcatcgctcaacgtcggatatggagcacaccaagatcgttaagggagctgatggagtcGTTCTACGctgctctggtcagatcctggagaggtggcgagagtactacaatcacttgtgtaacgaagagttctgtcatcctcccatcccaaccgttcccagtgtcgagggtcctgttctaccattactgccgtcgaagtcagtgctgccctcgcaaaaatgaagtcgaacaaggcaaccggtcctgatgacatacctgttgatgtctggaagctgctaggagatcgagggtccatgtggctcgcaactctatttaacaagatcgttgcagaaggacggactccagacgtttggcaaacttccgtgaccgtgcctgtctggaaagggaaaggagacattgctgactgcacctcgcacaggcctatacgactgctctgccatacgatgaagatttttgagcgtgtcctggaagctcgtctgaggaaaattgttagcgtttcactcaaccagtgcggttttgtgaaggactgcagcactatagatgctatccatgctgtccgatcctcctggagaaacatcgagagaagaaccgcagtgtgcatcttgctttttcgatctcgagaaagctttcgaccgtgtccacatgagctgttatggatgtccgtgaggtcgcatagagtaccagaagaatatgtgggtggacgaagctgctttatgcgaagcctaccagcgttgtacgatgtgctgttggaacaagcaggccattccctgtacgagtaggggttcatcagggttcatccctctcacctctgctgttcatactgtgcatggacacgataacgaaggaaatccagaagcagcatccgtggactctactctttgccgacgatgtcatgctcgcgtcggagtctcgagatgatcttcagaaacaagtacagtcttggaaggatcgactgcagcaatatggattgcgcctcaacacatcaaaaactgagtacatggagtgcggaataaggataaaggatggttcaattcgtgttgatggcaccgaattaaacaaggtgaactgcttcaagtaccttggatccaaagtgacttccacaggcgacattgatcaagaaggtcgagcacgtgttaatgctgcatggatgaaatggaaaatggcaacaggggtactgtgcgacaagaaagtccctgttcgactgaagtcgaagatctcaggacggttgtgcgtcctgttgcccttcggatgcgagtgctggccgacaacgaaagccttggaaagagtgctgcacgctatggagatgcggatgttgaggtggacgataggtgtgacgctaaaagagaaagtatccaacgacactgtgcgctccatcttcggtgtcgtcccgataactgaga is part of the Necator americanus strain Aroian chromosome V, whole genome shotgun sequence genome and encodes:
- a CDS encoding hypothetical protein (NECATOR_CHRV.G18793.T1), which encodes MWLATLFNKIVAEGRTPDVWQTSVTVPVWKGKGDIADCTSHRPIRLLCHTMKIFERVLEARLRKIVSVSLNQCGFVKDCSTIDAIHAVRSSWRNIERRTAVCILLFRSRESFRPCPHELLWMSVRSHRVPEEYVGGRSCFMRSLPALYDVLLEQAGHSLYE
- a CDS encoding hypothetical protein (NECATOR_CHRV.G18794.T1) yields the protein MDTITKEIQKQHPWTLLFADDVMLASESRDDLQKQVQSWKDRLQQYGLRLNTSKTEYMECGIRIKDGSIRVDGTELNKVNCFKYLGSKVTSTGDIDQEGRARVNAAWMKWKMATGVLCDKKVPVRLKSKISGRLCVLLPFGCECWPTTKALERVLHAMEMRMLRWTIGVTLKEKVSNDTVRSIFGVVPITEKMKEARLRWFGPLRRGEDSVAKPL
- a CDS encoding hypothetical protein (NECATOR_CHRV.G18792.T1); protein product: MWLSTSSVIRLTAENTLGKTTLGKPKVQKATWFWNEEVQAAIREKRSKYKLWWRTSQPEGWGAYLAAKREAKKAVSKATSDRYKAVLDMLDTREGERAVYRLVRARHRSTSDMEHTKIVKGADGVVLRCSGQILERWREYYNHLCNEEFCHPPIPTVPSVEGPVLPLLPSKSVLPSQK